The genomic segment GTCACAGCGGACAAAACAGAACAAAATTCTTGACATATAGCATTTTCACGAATATACTCTTCAAAAATTACAGGAGAAGCGAATGATAGATCAAAAAAGTTTACGTATCCTAAAAATACTTCAAGAAAAAGCACGTATCCCCAACGCCGAGGTCTCTCGTCAAGTAGGACTTGCCCCCTCCGCTGTTCTTGAAAGAATCAGAAAGATGGAAAATCAGGGTATCATAGACGGTTACGAAGTACGTCTGAACCCCGAACGTTTTAACAGAAAGCAGGTTGCCTTTATTGAAGTTACCCCAAAACCGGATGCCTATATTCCAGATCTGGGTGAAAAACTTGCGGCAATCGCAGATGTACTTGAAGTTCACTATGTGGCCAATGGTGACGGCTTCCTGCTCAAGGTACGTACAGCCGATACCCTCTCCCTTGGTAATCTCCTCCAACAGAAGATTAACACCATGAAAGAGGTTCAGAGCACCAAGACCACAACAGTCCTCTCCACTACCAAAGAAACCAGCAGAATAACTATAGAATAAAGGGAAGCTTGAAAAATCCTAATTTTTCAACTGCCCCTGAGCCCGTTAAAGAAGGAAAAAGAGAAAATGCCTATTTCAACCGATTTCAAAGAGCGCGTTTACCCGCATCTTCGTCAGATTGCCGACCACTACCACACACCTTTTCATATCTATGATGAGGCAGGAATTAAACAAACTGGCACTCGGTTAAAACAGGCCTTTTCCGGAATTGATGGTTTTCGAGAATATTTTGCAGTAAAGGCCCTGCCCAATCCTGCTATCATGAAAATCATGCAGGAAATGGGTTTTGGCTTTGACTGTAGCTCAGTTGCTGAACTGATATTAAGCCGAAAGCTTGGTGCGAAAGGGGATGAGATCATGTTCACCTCAAACAACACCAGTCCGGAGGAGTTTATTGCAGCCGCAGAAGATGGTGGCTGCATTCTCAACCTTGACGACATCAGCCTTATCGCCAAGGTGCCGAAGATGCCGGAGACAATTTGCTTTCGCTACAACCCCGGAGAACGCAGAACCGGCAATGACATTATCGGCACTCCCGTGGAGGCCAAATACGGCGTAAG from the Desulfotalea psychrophila LSv54 genome contains:
- a CDS encoding Lrp/AsnC family transcriptional regulator, encoding MIDQKSLRILKILQEKARIPNAEVSRQVGLAPSAVLERIRKMENQGIIDGYEVRLNPERFNRKQVAFIEVTPKPDAYIPDLGEKLAAIADVLEVHYVANGDGFLLKVRTADTLSLGNLLQQKINTMKEVQSTKTTTVLSTTKETSRITIE